One segment of Solanum lycopersicum chromosome 1, SLM_r2.1 DNA contains the following:
- the LOC101263543 gene encoding probable 3-hydroxyisobutyrate dehydrogenase-like 2, mitochondrial, whose product MCSVPYTKYYFILCKISLFIPTMTSYPAPINPTRTRIGWIGTGVMGGAMAARLLSAGYSVTIYARNPSKVVHLQSQGALLADSPSDLAGSSDVIFTMLGHPSDVRQIVLESLISSLNPNSVIIDHTSSHPVLAKQIFDAAREKNSWAVDAPVSGGDIGAREGKLAILAGGNEDVVKWLNPLFDVLGKATFVGGPGKGQSCKIANQIVVGANLMGLSEGLVFAEKAGLDKRKFVEAVKVGAAGSMVMELFGERMIGRDFRPGGFTEYMVKDLGMGLDVGAEEGDDVVVLPGAALNKQLFSAMVANGDGKLGTQGLITVIERINGK is encoded by the coding sequence ATGTGCTCAGTTccatatacaaaatattatttcatccTTTGCAAAATAAGCCTGTTCATTCCGACGATGACTTCCTACCCAGCTCCTATTAACCCGACCCGAACCCGAATAGGATGGATAGGAACCGGCGTAATGGGCGGCGCCATGGCCGCTCGCCTTCTCTCCGCTGGCTATTCCGTCACAATCTACGCTCGAAATCCTTCTAAAGTTGTTCATCTTCAATCACAGGGTGCACTTCTTGCTGATTCCCCATCTGATCTTGCGGGTAGTAGTGATGTTATTTTCACTATGTTGGGACACCCATCAGATGTTCGACAAATTGTCTTAGAGAGCTTGATTTCATCTCTTAATCCTAATAGCGTTATCATTGATCATACCAGCAGTCACCCAGTCCTCGCTAAGCAAATCTTTGATGCCGCCCGAGAGAAGAATAGCTGGGCTGTTGATGCCCCTGTGTCTGGAGGAGATATTGGGGCGAGGGAAGGGAAATTGGCAATTTTGGCTGGTGGAAATGAGGATGTGGTGAAGTGGTTAAACCCTTTGTTTGATGTGTTGGGTAAAGCGACATTTGTGGGTGGACCAGGAAAGGGACAGAGCTGTAAAATTGCGAATCAGATTGTTGTTGGGGCGAACTTGATGGGTTTGAGTGAAGGATTGGTGTTTGCGGAGAAGGCGGGGTTGGATAAGAGGAAGTTTGTGGAGGCAGTGAAGGTCGGAGCAGCTGGTTCTATGGTTATGGAGTTGTTTGGAGAAAGAATGATTGGGAGAGACTTTAGGCCTGGTGGGTTTACAGAGTACATGGTAAAGGATTTGGGAATGGGTTTAGATGTCGGAGCAGAGGAGGGTGACGACGTTGTGGTTTTGCCTGGTGCTGCATTGAATAAGCAGCTGTTTTCTGCTATGGTTGCTAATGGAGATGGGAAGCTTGGCACTCAAGGGCTTATTACTGTTATAGAGAGAATCAATGGCAAGTGA